The Candidatus Eisenbacteria bacterium genome includes the window TCCTTCATCCGAGCGTCGCGGGTCAGGAAGCCCTCCTTGCCGAGGAGGCCGCGCAGGGTGGGATCCATGATCTGGAGCGCGCGCGCCACGCCGAGCGAGATCGCGCCGGCTTGGCCGGCGTGACCGCCGCCGTGGACCTTCGCGTGTAGATCGAATTTCTCGATCGTGTTGGTCACGGCGAGTGGGCCGATGGCATGCCGGCTCAGCGTGATCCGCGAAA containing:
- the rpsI gene encoding 30S ribosomal protein S9, coding for MATLFLGTGRRKTSVARVRLEPGSGKRTVNGVDLDRYFSRITLSRHAIGPLAVTNTIEKFDLHAKVHGGGHAGQAGAISLGVARALQIMDPTLRGLLGKEGFLTRDARMKERKKYGQAGARKRFQFSKR